The Amycolatopsis viridis genome window below encodes:
- a CDS encoding class I SAM-dependent methyltransferase — protein sequence MAGARPVGAPTRGTTNPNRLRRVDRWLAGAPEVAAALRRAPDPLVVDLGYGASPVTTVELAARLRRVHPRVRVLGLEIDPARVAAARPAAQPPVLEFRQGGFELAGTRPVLVRAFNVLRQYPEDEVAGAWKLVLDRLAPGGLFVEGTCDEIGRLSTWVTLDADGPRTLTLSCHVGSLDQPSTLAERLPKALIHRNVPGEGVHDLVSTLDICWATAAPHQAFGARARWLETVRLLAARGWPVLTRPRRIRLGELTVPWDRVAPGGSG from the coding sequence ATGGCTGGGGCGCGCCCGGTAGGCGCGCCGACCCGGGGAACCACGAATCCGAACCGCCTGCGCCGCGTCGACCGGTGGCTGGCCGGCGCCCCCGAGGTGGCGGCCGCGCTGCGCCGCGCGCCGGACCCGCTCGTCGTGGACCTCGGGTACGGCGCGTCCCCGGTGACCACGGTCGAGCTGGCTGCCCGGCTGCGGCGCGTGCACCCGCGGGTCCGGGTGCTGGGGCTGGAGATCGATCCGGCGCGGGTCGCGGCGGCCCGGCCGGCCGCGCAGCCGCCGGTCCTGGAGTTCCGGCAGGGCGGGTTCGAGCTCGCCGGTACCCGGCCGGTGCTCGTGCGCGCGTTCAACGTGCTGCGCCAGTACCCCGAGGACGAGGTCGCGGGCGCGTGGAAGCTGGTCCTGGACCGGCTCGCGCCGGGCGGGTTGTTCGTCGAGGGGACCTGCGACGAGATCGGCCGGCTGTCCACCTGGGTCACCCTCGACGCCGACGGTCCGCGTACGCTCACCTTGTCGTGCCACGTCGGCTCGCTCGACCAACCGTCCACTTTGGCCGAGCGGCTGCCGAAGGCGCTGATCCACCGCAACGTCCCGGGCGAAGGCGTGCACGACCTGGTGTCCACACTGGACATCTGCTGGGCCACTGCGGCGCCGCACCAGGCGTTCGGCGCCCGCGCCCGGTGGCTGGAGACCGTGCGCCTGCTCGCCGCGCGTGGCTGGCCGGTGCTGACCCGGCCGCGCCGGATCCGGCTGGGCGAGCTGACCGTGCCGTGGGACCGGGTCGCACCGGGTGGCAGCGGGTAG
- a CDS encoding SDR family oxidoreductase, with product MTTKRTAVITGASAGIGEATARALAEAGFHVVLGARRLDRLEKLAADLSGTAHVLDVTDPGSVAAFVQRVPDCHVLVNNAGGARGLEHVADADEDHWRWMWEVNVLGTLRMTKALLPKLIASGDGHVVTVTSIAGHEVYAGGSGYTSAKHAQAALHRTLRSEHLGDPIRITEIAPGLVETDFSANRFDGDTDRAKKVYAGLTPLTAQDVAEVIAFAVTRPPHVNLDTIVLKPRAQLDGTRAHRS from the coding sequence ATGACGACCAAGCGAACCGCCGTGATCACCGGCGCCAGCGCGGGTATCGGCGAGGCGACCGCTCGCGCTCTCGCCGAAGCCGGGTTCCACGTCGTGCTCGGGGCTCGCCGCCTCGACCGCCTGGAGAAACTGGCCGCCGATCTGTCCGGAACCGCACACGTACTGGACGTCACCGACCCCGGTTCGGTTGCGGCGTTCGTCCAGCGGGTTCCAGATTGCCACGTTCTCGTCAACAACGCGGGTGGTGCGCGTGGTCTGGAGCACGTGGCGGACGCCGACGAGGACCACTGGCGCTGGATGTGGGAGGTCAACGTCCTCGGCACACTGCGGATGACGAAGGCGTTGCTGCCGAAGCTGATCGCCTCCGGTGACGGTCACGTGGTGACTGTCACGTCGATCGCGGGCCACGAGGTGTACGCGGGCGGTTCCGGCTACACCTCGGCCAAGCACGCCCAGGCGGCGCTGCACCGCACACTGCGGTCGGAACACCTGGGCGACCCGATCCGGATCACCGAGATCGCGCCGGGCCTGGTCGAGACCGACTTCTCCGCCAACCGCTTCGACGGCGACACCGACCGCGCGAAGAAGGTGTACGCGGGGCTGACCCCGCTGACCGCGCAGGACGTGGCGGAGGTCATCGCGTTCGCGGTGACCCGGCCGCCGCACGTGAACCTGGACACCATCGTGCTGAAGCCCCGTGCCCAGCTCGACGGCACCCGCGCGCACCGCAGCTGA
- a CDS encoding DUF2505 domain-containing protein, whose product MASRIEHRAEYAYGVSEVFRAETGDEALKARLAEIGGKNSALLSHSADENGARYQLRQGIEAEKLPPIVRKLQPGDLYVDREHTFTRDGDGYTGTARATVSGMPGEITARTEIRPAGDGTVVQTRGEVKVRIPLVGGKLESFVAAELTTLLAREAEFSREWLGRAR is encoded by the coding sequence ATGGCATCCCGTATCGAGCACCGTGCGGAGTACGCGTACGGCGTCTCCGAGGTGTTCCGGGCCGAGACCGGTGACGAGGCGCTGAAGGCGCGTCTGGCCGAGATCGGCGGCAAGAACAGCGCCCTGCTCAGCCACTCCGCGGACGAGAACGGCGCACGCTACCAGCTGCGCCAGGGGATCGAGGCGGAGAAGCTGCCGCCGATCGTGCGCAAGCTGCAACCCGGCGACCTCTACGTCGACCGGGAGCACACGTTCACCCGCGACGGTGACGGTTACACGGGCACCGCGCGGGCGACGGTGAGCGGGATGCCCGGCGAGATCACCGCGCGCACCGAGATCCGGCCGGCCGGTGACGGCACCGTGGTGCAGACCCGCGGCGAGGTCAAGGTCCGGATCCCGCTGGTCGGTGGCAAGCTGGAGAGCTTCGTCGCCGCCGAGCTGACCACACTGCTCGCCCGCGAGGCCGAGTTCAGCCGCGAATGGCTGGGGCGCGCCCGGTAG
- a CDS encoding lysophospholipid acyltransferase family protein: MRRWMGLGAGLAGVRRGDLQPHARGVLDALGVTLEANTDLLRVPAGTGTLIVANHVSWLDIVAVLAVDPVGFLAKREVRSWPLIGSLAQACGTRFIARRELRELPAVVAGLADALRAGESVVVFPEGTTWCGGTGGTFRRAAFQAAIDAGAPVRPVTFEYSQGGQPSTVAAFVGDDALLPSLSRVTRARDLRVRLTAHPPLDPLGDRRELAARAQDAVRATRVPAHA, translated from the coding sequence GTGCGACGGTGGATGGGGCTCGGCGCGGGCCTCGCCGGCGTGCGGCGGGGGGACCTGCAGCCGCACGCCCGCGGGGTGCTCGACGCCCTCGGCGTCACGCTGGAGGCGAACACCGACCTGCTGCGCGTCCCCGCCGGCACCGGAACGCTGATCGTGGCCAACCACGTGTCGTGGCTGGACATCGTCGCGGTGCTCGCGGTGGATCCGGTGGGGTTCCTGGCCAAGCGCGAAGTGCGGTCCTGGCCGCTGATCGGCTCGCTCGCGCAGGCCTGCGGCACCCGGTTCATCGCGCGCCGCGAACTGCGCGAACTGCCGGCGGTGGTCGCCGGGCTGGCGGACGCGCTGCGGGCAGGCGAATCGGTCGTGGTGTTCCCGGAGGGCACGACGTGGTGCGGTGGAACCGGCGGCACGTTCCGGCGGGCCGCGTTCCAGGCCGCGATCGACGCCGGTGCGCCCGTGCGGCCGGTGACCTTCGAGTACTCGCAGGGCGGACAGCCGAGCACGGTCGCGGCGTTCGTCGGCGACGACGCGCTCCTGCCGTCGCTGAGCCGGGTCACGCGCGCCCGGGACCTGCGCGTCCGCTTGACCGCGCACCCGCCGCTCGACCCGCTCGGGGACCGGCGGGAGCTGGCCGCGCGGGCGCAGGACGCGGTCCGCGCCACCCGGGTCCCGGCCCATGCTTGA
- a CDS encoding L,D-transpeptidase, producing the protein MIERRTVFKAALATGAATMAAACTSGGSGGGGQDTGGAPAETKPVAVITSEPAVDARDVPVLQPVTVKVAQGTLTEVKLTNPDGKAVAGALSPDKTTWTSSETLGYDKTYTYAASATGTDGKPVQLSGSFRTLKPASTARVTVNPGDNATVGVGMPVSVKFTSAVKNRAAVERALKIETSTDVEGSWGWLSDQQVDWRPKEYWPANTKVKVEAKLYGVDLGGGVYPRADVTSEFKIGRNQVVKINTPDHKMNVYRNGSLAKSYPCSNGLDSDVNRNTPNGTYIVMTKEPSAIFDNARYGYTNVNKKWACRISNHGEFIHENQDNAANIGRSNTSHGCVNLLEADAKDYFDSALIGDPVEITGSRLGPVVNSDVMDWLVSWSAWRAKSAL; encoded by the coding sequence GTGATCGAGAGGCGCACGGTCTTCAAGGCCGCGCTCGCCACGGGCGCGGCGACCATGGCCGCGGCCTGCACCAGCGGCGGCAGCGGCGGTGGGGGGCAGGACACCGGGGGCGCGCCGGCGGAGACCAAGCCGGTGGCGGTCATCACCTCCGAGCCGGCCGTGGACGCCCGGGACGTGCCCGTGCTGCAGCCGGTCACGGTGAAGGTCGCGCAGGGCACCCTCACCGAGGTCAAGCTCACCAACCCCGACGGCAAGGCGGTCGCGGGGGCGCTCAGCCCCGACAAGACCACCTGGACCAGCAGCGAGACGCTCGGCTACGACAAGACCTACACCTACGCCGCGTCGGCCACCGGCACCGACGGCAAGCCGGTGCAGCTGTCCGGCAGCTTCCGCACCCTCAAGCCGGCCTCGACGGCGCGGGTCACGGTGAACCCGGGTGACAACGCCACGGTCGGCGTGGGGATGCCGGTGAGCGTGAAGTTCACCAGCGCGGTCAAGAACAGGGCCGCGGTGGAGCGGGCGTTGAAGATCGAGACCTCGACCGACGTCGAGGGCTCCTGGGGGTGGCTGTCCGACCAGCAGGTCGACTGGCGGCCGAAGGAGTACTGGCCGGCGAACACGAAGGTCAAGGTCGAGGCGAAGCTCTACGGCGTGGACCTCGGCGGCGGCGTCTACCCGCGGGCCGACGTCACCAGCGAGTTCAAGATCGGCCGCAACCAGGTGGTCAAGATCAACACTCCGGACCACAAGATGAACGTCTACCGCAACGGCTCGCTGGCCAAGAGCTACCCGTGCAGCAACGGGCTCGATTCCGATGTGAACCGCAACACGCCGAACGGCACCTACATCGTCATGACCAAGGAGCCGAGCGCGATCTTCGACAACGCGCGCTACGGCTACACCAACGTCAACAAGAAGTGGGCCTGCCGCATCTCCAACCACGGCGAGTTCATCCACGAGAACCAGGACAACGCGGCCAACATCGGGCGGAGCAACACCTCGCACGGCTGCGTCAACCTGCTGGAGGCCGACGCGAAGGACTACTTCGACTCGGCGCTGATCGGCGACCCGGTGGAGATCACCGGGTCCCGGCTGGGCCCGGTCGTCAACTCCGACGTCATGGACTGGCTGGTCAGCTGGAGCGCCTGGCGGGCCAAGTCGGCTCTCTGA
- a CDS encoding GNAT family N-acetyltransferase, protein MTTLTSTQYETVITTDRDVVRACQRLRHEVFTTEFGAAPHPSGLDTDEFDEVCEHLAVFSGGEVVGTYRLLPPGRTTRLYAQSEFDLDGVAPLRPHLVETGRSCVHPDHRSGGVINSMWAAMARYVVGHGYRYLAGCASVSLADGGTSAAATWALAQARHRPPDDLRVAPHRPWLPLPRTERAPSYAQVPPLLRGYLRLGAWVCGPPAHDADFAVADFFTVLAVDEINERYRRYFLGDDA, encoded by the coding sequence ATGACCACGCTCACCAGCACCCAGTACGAAACCGTCATCACCACGGACCGCGACGTCGTCCGGGCGTGCCAGCGCCTGCGGCACGAGGTGTTCACCACCGAATTCGGTGCCGCACCGCACCCGAGCGGCCTGGACACCGACGAGTTCGACGAGGTGTGCGAACACCTCGCCGTGTTTTCCGGTGGCGAGGTCGTCGGCACCTACCGGCTGCTGCCGCCCGGCCGGACCACCAGGCTGTACGCGCAGTCGGAGTTCGACCTGGACGGCGTGGCGCCGCTGCGGCCGCACCTGGTGGAGACCGGCCGTTCGTGCGTGCACCCGGACCACCGCTCCGGTGGTGTGATCAACTCGATGTGGGCGGCGATGGCGCGCTACGTCGTCGGCCACGGCTACCGCTACCTCGCCGGCTGCGCCTCCGTGTCGCTCGCCGACGGCGGCACCTCCGCCGCGGCCACCTGGGCACTCGCCCAGGCCCGCCACCGCCCCCCGGACGACCTGCGCGTCGCACCGCACCGGCCGTGGCTGCCGCTCCCGCGCACCGAACGCGCGCCGAGCTACGCCCAGGTGCCCCCGCTGCTGCGCGGTTACCTGCGCCTGGGCGCGTGGGTGTGCGGGCCGCCCGCCCACGACGCGGACTTCGCGGTCGCCGACTTCTTCACGGTGCTGGCGGTCGACGAGATCAACGAGCGCTACCGCCGGTACTTCCTCGGGGACGATGCATGA
- a CDS encoding UDP-N-acetylmuramate dehydrogenase yields MSRLETPTQTTLADHTTLRLGGPARAFVVAGTTAELLDAVRSADGPVLLLGGGSNLVVGDAGFPGTVVKIATRGWRIDGTEVEVAAGQNWDEFVAATVEAGFGGLECLSGIPGSVGATPIQNVGAYGCEVAELLTSIDCYDRRTGEVRTMTADELGFGYRTSVLKGTDAGIVLSVRFALRGDGLSAPIRYAELARTLGVEPGARVPAAQAREAVLALRRGKGMVLDPADHDTWSAGSFFTNPVVAEIPPALAGVEMPRYPSGGGVKLSAAWLIERAGFGKGHPGPGGRVSLSTKHTLALTNRGRASTADLLALAREVRDGVRDRFGVTLRPEPLLINCAL; encoded by the coding sequence GTGAGCCGTCTCGAAACACCGACCCAGACGACCCTGGCCGACCACACCACGCTGCGGCTGGGCGGCCCGGCACGCGCGTTCGTGGTGGCCGGGACCACCGCCGAGCTGCTGGACGCGGTGCGCTCGGCCGACGGGCCGGTGCTGCTGCTCGGCGGCGGGTCGAACCTCGTCGTCGGTGACGCGGGCTTCCCCGGCACGGTGGTGAAGATCGCGACCCGCGGCTGGCGCATCGACGGCACCGAGGTCGAGGTCGCGGCCGGGCAGAACTGGGACGAGTTCGTGGCGGCGACCGTCGAGGCCGGGTTCGGCGGGCTGGAGTGCCTGTCCGGCATCCCCGGCTCGGTGGGGGCGACCCCGATCCAGAACGTCGGCGCCTACGGCTGCGAGGTCGCCGAGCTGCTCACCTCGATCGACTGCTACGACCGGCGCACCGGCGAGGTGCGCACGATGACGGCGGACGAGCTGGGCTTCGGCTACCGCACCAGCGTGCTCAAGGGCACCGACGCGGGCATCGTCCTCAGCGTGCGCTTCGCGCTGCGCGGGGACGGGCTGTCGGCGCCGATCCGCTACGCCGAGCTCGCCCGCACGCTCGGCGTCGAACCGGGGGCGCGGGTCCCGGCGGCGCAGGCACGCGAAGCGGTGCTGGCGCTGCGCCGCGGCAAGGGGATGGTGCTGGACCCGGCCGACCACGACACGTGGAGCGCCGGCTCGTTCTTCACCAACCCGGTCGTCGCCGAGATCCCGCCGGCACTGGCGGGCGTCGAGATGCCGCGGTACCCGTCCGGCGGCGGCGTGAAGCTGTCCGCGGCCTGGCTGATCGAGCGGGCCGGGTTCGGCAAGGGACATCCCGGGCCGGGCGGGCGCGTGTCGTTGTCCACCAAGCACACGCTCGCCCTGACCAACCGGGGCCGGGCCAGCACCGCCGATCTGCTGGCACTGGCACGCGAGGTGCGGGACGGCGTGCGCGACCGGTTCGGCGTCACCCTCCGTCCCGAACCCCTGCTGATCAACTGCGCCCTGTGA